From a single Micromonospora sp. WMMD1102 genomic region:
- a CDS encoding sigma-70 family RNA polymerase sigma factor gives MTERPDRTAPPEACPTHGSGSAGPDVRTTDGPAPDGILTVLVAAATNGDEFAWAELVRRYTPLVLSVIRAHRLNRTDAADVNQTVWLRLVEHLDRVREPAALATWLVTTTRRECYRLVRVGRRTQPFDPLDDAVEATIGALLPPDFTAPDENLLRAERRQALRDGFGQLPARCRELLSLLVADPPASYREIAQRLGMPIGSIGPSQARCLRKLRDSPALAAYVGSSSDAEGNGGDRNGAVAAGR, from the coding sequence TTGACTGAGCGTCCGGACCGGACCGCGCCCCCCGAAGCCTGCCCGACGCACGGGTCCGGGAGTGCGGGGCCGGACGTCCGGACCACGGACGGCCCGGCGCCGGACGGGATCCTCACCGTGCTGGTCGCCGCCGCCACGAACGGTGACGAGTTCGCCTGGGCAGAACTGGTCCGCCGCTACACCCCGCTGGTGCTCTCGGTCATCCGGGCGCACCGGCTCAACCGCACCGACGCGGCGGACGTGAACCAGACCGTCTGGCTGCGCCTGGTCGAGCACCTGGACCGGGTACGCGAGCCGGCCGCCCTGGCGACCTGGCTGGTCACCACCACCCGACGGGAGTGTTACCGGCTGGTCCGGGTCGGCCGGCGCACCCAGCCGTTCGACCCGCTCGACGACGCCGTCGAGGCGACCATCGGCGCTCTGCTCCCCCCGGACTTCACGGCGCCGGACGAGAACCTGCTCCGGGCCGAACGCCGGCAGGCACTCCGGGACGGTTTCGGCCAGCTTCCGGCACGCTGCCGGGAGCTGCTGTCCCTGCTGGTCGCCGACCCGCCGGCCAGCTATCGGGAGATCGCGCAGCGGCTGGGCATGCCGATCGGCAGCATCGGCCCCTCGCAGGCGCGCTGCCTGCGGAAGCTGCGCGACTCCCCCGCGCTCGCCGCGTACGTCGGGTCGTCCTCGGACGCCGAGGGGAACGGAGGTGACCGGAATGGGGCAGTGGCCGCCGGTCGATGA